A single region of the Marinobacter salinus genome encodes:
- a CDS encoding SOS response-associated peptidase, giving the protein MCGRFNVTDSPVVGDLMDKLGMPLRPRPQLNVPPGGNAEFVIEGGAGRQLVDGIWSLLIEQKPDGSGYRPNPKFHTFNARSDRLTSSPLWNKAYPSRRCIVPVSAFHEWRGKQVYNIHPKGEATALAGLWQSWRFGGDLVNSFTVITLPPHPRFSHIHPKSIPLMLRPDDFDMWLDPNFNQTDAFQGMMKSHIAAPLICQPVRSANYLDPVGDAEVLEAD; this is encoded by the coding sequence ATGTGTGGCAGATTCAATGTAACTGACAGCCCTGTAGTCGGAGACCTGATGGACAAGCTTGGTATGCCGTTGCGGCCGCGACCTCAACTCAACGTCCCACCTGGTGGCAATGCGGAATTTGTCATTGAGGGCGGCGCCGGCCGCCAGCTGGTCGACGGCATCTGGTCCTTGCTCATTGAGCAGAAACCTGACGGGAGCGGGTACAGACCGAACCCGAAGTTCCACACCTTCAATGCCCGATCCGATCGACTCACTTCCAGCCCGCTCTGGAACAAGGCATACCCGAGCCGGCGTTGCATCGTCCCTGTCAGCGCCTTCCACGAATGGCGCGGAAAGCAGGTGTACAACATTCACCCCAAAGGTGAAGCCACGGCGCTCGCCGGACTGTGGCAGAGCTGGCGGTTTGGAGGTGACCTGGTTAACTCCTTCACTGTGATAACGCTCCCGCCGCACCCGCGATTCAGTCACATCCACCCAAAGAGCATTCCGCTGATGCTCAGGCCGGATGATTTTGACATGTGGCTGGATCCGAACTTCAACCAGACCGATGCATTCCAGGGAATGATGAAGAGCCACATCGCGGCCCCGCTGATTTGCCAGCCCGTTCGGAGCGCCAACTATCTGGATCCCGTGGGTGATGCGGAAGTTTTGGAAGCTGATTGA